A stretch of Candidatus Rokuibacteriota bacterium DNA encodes these proteins:
- a CDS encoding HigA family addiction module antidote protein, whose amino-acid sequence MPAIHPGEILLGELLNPVGISQYQLAKNISVPPRRVNKIAHGQRSITTDTALRLARYFRTSERFWLNVQSLYEVEKERLGRRLEREVAVLGLA is encoded by the coding sequence CTGCCGGCGATTCATCCCGGCGAGATTCTTCTCGGGGAGCTTCTGAATCCCGTGGGCATCAGCCAGTATCAGCTGGCGAAGAATATCAGCGTCCCACCCCGTCGGGTTAACAAGATCGCACACGGTCAGCGGTCGATCACGACCGATACCGCGCTCCGTCTGGCGCGGTATTTTAGGACCTCTGAGCGGTTCTGGCTCAACGTGCAGAGCCTGTACGAGGTCGAGAAGGAGCGGCTTGGGAGGCGGTTAGAGCGCGAGGTGGCGGTGCTGGGCCTGGCCTAG